TCAGCGGTCGGCCCAAATGATGACCCAGTTCAGTCCGGAAGCTGCAGCTGAATTTATGGGCCGAGTGGCGACGTTTGTTCTTCAATCAGAGGATTAGCCAGAATCATGCAACGGCTCAAGGTCTTGATTTCTGCGTATGCTTGCAGACCGGGGGAAGGTTCAGAACCTGGCATTGGTTGGGAAATTGCCAGAGAAATGGCGAAGCACCACCAGATTTGGGTTTTGACCCGCGAAAATAATCGTCCGGCAATCACCGCAGAACTGAAAAAACATCCCGATATCCCCCTTCGAGTGATCTTTTACGATTTACCAGGCTCCAGGATTTGGCGACGGGGGCAGGGTGGGGTGCATCTCCACTATTACCTGTGGCAAATTGGGGCCTATTTCGCAGCTCGTCAGCTGCACCAAACCGTTCAATTCGATCTGGTTCATCACATCACTTACGTCAGATACGCTGCTCCCAGTTTTCTGTCCTTGCTGCCCATTCCCTTTTTGTGGGGACCGGTGGGTGGGGGAGAATCTGCCCCGCAGTCGTTCTGGAAAGAATTTGGCTGGCGGGCCAGAATCTATGAAGGTCTGCGAAATGCTGCCCGCTGGCTAGGAGAGCATGATCCCTTTGTACGGATGACAGCCCGTCGCAGTGTGTTGACCTGGGCCACAACCTCAGATACCGCCGATCGACTCCAGACGCTCCAAGCTAGAAATATTCAGGTGCTCTCTCAACTAGGTTTGTCTGACCTGGAAATAAGCCAGCTGGCTCAGCCCTGTTCACGGCAGGAGCCTCCTATCCGATTCATCAGTATCGGTCGATTATTGCACTGGAAGGGATTTCACTTGGGCCTGCGCGCCTTTGCTCACGCAGATTTACCAGACAGTGCGGAATACTGGATTTTAGGAGAGGGGCCTGAAAAGCTGCCGCTGCAAAAGTTAGCTCAGGAACTGGGGATTGCCCATCAAATCAAGTTCTGGGGTAAACAACCACGGGATGAGGTTTTGAAGCACTTAAAGAATTGTTTGGCTCTGATTCATCCCAGTTTGCATGAGTCTGGAGGCATGGTTTGTTCAGAAGCGATGGCAGCAGGGATTCCAGTTATCTGCCTGGATCTGGGTGGTCCTGCCGTACAGGTGACCCCTGAAACTGGCTTTAAGATTCCCGCCCACAATCCGGAGCAGGCTGTTCAGGGGCTGGCCCAGGCCATGACAACCCTGGCGCAGAACCCAGACTTGAGACGATCGCTGGGGCTATCTGGTCAGCAGCGGGTGCGAGATCTGTTTCGCTGGTCGGTTAAGGGCCAGGAACTGGCAAACCTGTACGAAACGGTGTTGAAACAGTCCAGATATCAGGCAGCCTCCCTCAATCCGGTTCAGGATGGATACCCAAGAGAGGACATCGGTTAGTTCCCATGTCTAAGCCAGTTGTTGCCTTGTTTAGTAGCTTGCTTCTGCCCCCTTCCCAGACCTTCATCAAGGCCCAGGGAGAGCAGTTGCAGCAATTTACCCCCTATTACGTAGGCTCCCGTCTGGTTCCGGGGCTGGCCCTACCCCCAGAACGGACGATCGTGGTCAATTCGGGCAATATCCAGGGCCAGATACAAGAGGCTCTGTTCAAACTGACTGGGCTGGCTCCTCGCCTGTATCAACAGGTGCGTCAACTGAATCCGGTACTAATTCATGCCCAGTTCGGTCTGAGTGGAGCGCTGGTGCTGCCTCTGGTCCGATCGCTCAACCTGCCCC
The sequence above is drawn from the Leptolyngbya sp. 'hensonii' genome and encodes:
- a CDS encoding glycosyltransferase; the protein is MQRLKVLISAYACRPGEGSEPGIGWEIAREMAKHHQIWVLTRENNRPAITAELKKHPDIPLRVIFYDLPGSRIWRRGQGGVHLHYYLWQIGAYFAARQLHQTVQFDLVHHITYVRYAAPSFLSLLPIPFLWGPVGGGESAPQSFWKEFGWRARIYEGLRNAARWLGEHDPFVRMTARRSVLTWATTSDTADRLQTLQARNIQVLSQLGLSDLEISQLAQPCSRQEPPIRFISIGRLLHWKGFHLGLRAFAHADLPDSAEYWILGEGPEKLPLQKLAQELGIAHQIKFWGKQPRDEVLKHLKNCLALIHPSLHESGGMVCSEAMAAGIPVICLDLGGPAVQVTPETGFKIPAHNPEQAVQGLAQAMTTLAQNPDLRRSLGLSGQQRVRDLFRWSVKGQELANLYETVLKQSRYQAASLNPVQDGYPREDIG